The following are encoded together in the Herpetosiphon gulosus genome:
- a CDS encoding amino acid adenylation domain-containing protein — MDNIQDIYELSPMQQGMLFHTIASPTAGMYLEQVQSRLRGQLDLACFGQAWQMVVARHTILRSGFFWEELEKPLQVVYETVELPFQVLDWRKLSVAQQTYELDILLENDRQQPFMLDQAPLQRWVVVQLADDQWHWVWTFHHLLLDGWSVALLFEQVLQAYAALRHGTALAQTPAPAYRAYIDWLQQHDQAQAEQFWRGYLADFHAATPLPLQRSIQLTHSQRFAEYHQQLTIAETSQLQTWARQSQVTLNNCVQAAWAYLLAQHSQTNDVAFGATFAERPAEIHQSEQLIGLCINTLPIRIKLEPSQSPQTWLQTIQTEYAELQQHSASALVDIQRWSEIGHGASLFESIVVFENYPLQATDASQADLQIEQLSLAEHTNYPITLIVVPGEQLRLSLSVDHYRYDQVNAELLLAQLQQILLSLTTASSVAELSLVTPDQRANLQAWGNWQAPDYAPPLCLHEWFAQQVQAHPNAKAVSFEDSWLSYTKLDQRSNQVAHGLIAQGVTVGSLVGLCVERSLELVVGILAILKAGAAYVPLDPTYPSERLGFVQADANIRHIVTQRKLQNLVQAEQCYLLDQPTSDYPTTPPSVVCSTENPAYVIYTSGSTGNPKGVVVSHANVARLMLATNAWYQFNQHDVWTLFHSYAFDFSVWELWGALLYGGHLVVVPYWVSRNPEVFHQLLYQQQVTVLNQTPSAFYQLIQADSLADQRLALRTVIFGGEALDLAQLGPWFARYGDQPQLINMYGITETTVHVTYRPIRLADLHMGLGSVIGCPIPDLALAVLDSQGRQVGVGVAGELYVGGAGVAQGYLERPELNAQRFIQADLSTPDLPSNSRWYRSGDLVRYWPNGELEYLGRIDLQVKIRGFRIELGEIEAALSQHAAVQSAAVIVREDRPGHKRLVGYLIAKTQMRSVGAQADSALDLAAINQQLHERLPDYMWPSALIELASFPLTSNGKLDRQALPAPELEQAERSSSTPLQSPLEQQLADLWSVALGQTIISREANFFSLGGDSIIAMQMVSRARAEGLNLSPRQLFQHQTIAELAVIIEQQVNSLVLEQPSYQLEGEIAWTPIGHWLRQLRPTNPQHFNQILMLVVAPDLEPAAIQTALDRLVSLHPILRVRWQFEPQQRQWYGDSRSINLVVQHCADDSNNWPTMLGHICQRMQQSLQLEHGPSFAASLVRTPTQARLILVAHHLVIDGVSWRIVLEDLAMALNGATAIPSTTPWSVWANRLQGQADNPQYLADLGFWQQQLANISPVPLDHVPTSGQNLTRDAVFVHTTLDQATTQALLHDCQQAVRVNINDLLLTALTQTLAGWAEQRHWVIDLESHGRFSPEPTDDLSRSVGWFTSLYPVALDLPADPAPLAALKAIKEQLRAVPEGGQSFGILRYLNSATVSQLQPDQAIPLVFNYLGQLDQSVSMPPLLGIAPEATGADVAASTPRGHLLNIASYIRDGQLHFDWEYNQAWHQQSTIERLASACVAALKALIGACRQQLRLSLTPSDVALAKLDQPTLDQLLARYHAQNLTPIDVYPLAPLQVGMLYHSLLNPQSSVYLEQVEWTVNGPLDLVSLQIAWQQVQQRHAVLRTAFCTESLPQPMQIVLEHVDTPWRVLDWQAIAADEQAELLAALRQADRTQPFALNQAPLLRWTWIKLAEQRYHCLWTHHHLLLDGWSIANLLAELFGVYGHVDQAQPLQLVPAVAYRDYIAWATSYDQQQAQQFWRDYLAGLAEPTPLPAPHIVPQATSSYHEYSLQLEPNQTQVLQQWARQQHVTLNTLVQGAWAVLLGRYNALDDVLFGATVAGRPTDIVGMEQLVGLCINSLPVRVKLDSQQPIAEWLQALQAQQSRCNDFAATPLTAIQQASNIPASQHLFESLLVFENYPIAASVEQAVSDLAIVDAKTTEQTNLPLTLLVLPDAALTLKLSYDQAVYSATRITQLARHLAHLLQQLPLTATVGELSLLATAEQDQLLNGWNNTAQIWDSSELLVDLLAQQVQRTPNAPALSDEHHHYSYAELDQRVTQLAATLQVQGVQVDDRVGVLMERSAQMVIALLAIVKAGAAYVPFDLAYPAERVLAMLADAAPRVLITDTPNLDQTSIPVLVFDQTWQPDFSLSFNPPTLHPLNAAYMIYTSGSTGKPKGVINSHQAIVNRLLWMQQRYQLTAADVVLQKTPYSFDVSVWEFFWPLITGAKLVVARPAGHLDRRYLAELIQAQQVTTMHFVPSMLSLFLEEPQAANCSSLRQVFCSGEALSAETSAHFCQTLNADLHNLYGPTEAAVDVSAWHYQPSAEPSVPIGRPIANTQLYILDSQMRPVPVGVAGELLIGGVNLARGYAERPDLTAERFIPHPFASQAGARLYRTGDLARWRDDGAIEYLGRNDFQIKVRGIRVELGEIEHQLSQHPAITQVVVHHHAGQLVAYWIARPDQVVPAEATLRSWLRSRLPEAMIPAHWLQLTELPLSSNGKLNRKALPAPLPGAVTPQRQPQNALEQTIAAIWSAVLERPINEVERPFFDLGGHSLALIQVHSRLETALNRSIELMLLFEHPTIAALAVALSEQPSELPLADQHQAQQRSQRQQSQAQRRQRRQQVQLSLDEE, encoded by the coding sequence GTGGACAATATTCAGGATATTTATGAATTATCGCCAATGCAGCAGGGCATGCTGTTTCATACCATCGCGAGCCCAACTGCTGGAATGTATCTCGAACAGGTGCAATCGCGCTTGCGTGGTCAACTTGATCTCGCTTGTTTTGGCCAAGCATGGCAAATGGTTGTGGCTCGGCATACGATTTTGCGCAGTGGTTTTTTCTGGGAAGAACTTGAAAAGCCCTTGCAAGTGGTCTATGAAACGGTTGAATTGCCGTTTCAGGTGCTCGATTGGCGCAAGCTCAGCGTTGCACAACAAACCTATGAACTTGACATATTATTGGAAAATGATCGCCAACAGCCATTTATGCTTGATCAAGCGCCCTTACAGCGTTGGGTTGTGGTGCAACTAGCCGATGATCAATGGCATTGGGTTTGGACGTTTCACCATCTTTTGCTTGATGGTTGGTCGGTGGCCTTGTTGTTTGAGCAAGTGTTGCAAGCCTATGCTGCTTTGCGGCATGGTACAGCGCTTGCTCAAACACCTGCCCCAGCCTATCGCGCCTATATTGATTGGCTGCAACAGCACGATCAAGCTCAAGCCGAGCAATTTTGGCGCGGCTATTTGGCCGATTTTCATGCTGCCACGCCCTTGCCCTTGCAGCGCTCAATTCAGTTGACCCATAGCCAGCGTTTCGCTGAATATCACCAGCAGCTAACAATTGCTGAAACCAGCCAATTGCAAACATGGGCACGCCAAAGCCAAGTGACTTTGAATAATTGTGTGCAGGCGGCCTGGGCTTACCTTTTGGCCCAACATAGCCAAACCAATGATGTGGCCTTTGGCGCGACTTTCGCCGAACGTCCTGCCGAAATCCACCAAAGCGAGCAATTGATTGGCTTGTGCATCAATACACTGCCAATTCGAATTAAGCTTGAGCCAAGCCAATCACCGCAAACATGGCTGCAAACTATTCAAACTGAATATGCCGAATTGCAGCAGCATAGTGCCAGCGCTTTGGTCGATATTCAGCGTTGGAGCGAGATTGGTCATGGGGCAAGCCTTTTTGAAAGTATTGTAGTTTTCGAGAATTATCCGCTGCAAGCGACCGATGCCAGCCAAGCAGACCTACAGATTGAGCAACTGAGCCTCGCCGAACATACCAATTATCCAATTACCTTGATTGTTGTACCTGGCGAACAGCTACGTTTGAGCTTGAGCGTCGATCATTATCGCTATGATCAGGTCAATGCTGAATTGTTATTGGCTCAATTGCAGCAAATCTTGTTGAGTTTGACTACGGCCAGCAGTGTGGCCGAATTAAGCCTAGTTACGCCAGATCAACGGGCTAATTTGCAGGCATGGGGCAACTGGCAAGCGCCCGATTATGCGCCGCCCTTATGTTTGCATGAATGGTTTGCCCAGCAAGTGCAGGCACATCCCAATGCCAAGGCGGTGAGTTTCGAAGATAGCTGGCTGAGCTATACCAAGCTTGATCAGCGCAGCAACCAGGTTGCCCATGGCTTGATTGCCCAAGGTGTGACGGTTGGCAGTTTGGTTGGCTTGTGTGTTGAACGTTCACTTGAGTTGGTCGTGGGCATTTTGGCGATTCTTAAGGCTGGTGCGGCCTATGTGCCGCTTGATCCGACCTATCCCAGCGAACGTTTGGGGTTTGTGCAGGCCGATGCCAATATTCGCCATATTGTAACCCAGCGCAAGCTCCAGAATTTGGTGCAAGCTGAACAGTGCTATTTGCTTGACCAGCCCACAAGCGATTATCCCACAACGCCACCCAGTGTGGTCTGCTCAACAGAAAACCCAGCTTATGTGATTTATACCTCAGGCTCGACTGGCAACCCCAAAGGTGTCGTGGTAAGCCATGCCAACGTTGCACGCCTGATGCTTGCAACCAATGCTTGGTATCAATTCAATCAGCACGACGTTTGGACGCTGTTCCACTCATATGCCTTTGATTTTTCGGTCTGGGAATTGTGGGGCGCGTTGTTGTATGGCGGCCATTTAGTGGTTGTGCCCTACTGGGTCAGCCGCAATCCTGAGGTCTTCCATCAATTATTGTATCAACAACAAGTAACCGTGCTGAATCAAACGCCATCGGCCTTTTACCAATTGATTCAGGCTGATAGTTTGGCTGACCAACGGCTGGCCTTGCGCACGGTGATTTTCGGCGGCGAGGCGCTTGATCTAGCCCAACTTGGGCCGTGGTTTGCGCGTTATGGCGATCAGCCGCAACTGATCAATATGTATGGCATCACCGAAACCACTGTACATGTGACCTACCGCCCGATTCGCTTGGCCGATCTGCACATGGGTTTAGGTAGCGTAATTGGTTGCCCTATTCCCGATTTGGCACTGGCAGTGCTTGATTCGCAAGGCCGCCAAGTTGGGGTTGGAGTGGCAGGCGAATTGTATGTTGGCGGGGCTGGGGTGGCTCAGGGCTATCTCGAACGACCTGAATTGAATGCGCAGCGCTTTATCCAAGCCGATCTAAGTACTCCCGATTTGCCCAGCAACAGCCGTTGGTATCGTTCAGGCGATTTGGTGCGCTACTGGCCGAATGGCGAGCTAGAGTACCTTGGCCGAATCGATCTACAAGTCAAAATTCGCGGCTTCCGGATTGAGCTTGGTGAAATTGAAGCCGCTTTGAGCCAGCATGCGGCGGTACAATCGGCGGCAGTAATTGTGCGCGAAGATCGACCAGGCCATAAACGCTTGGTTGGTTATCTAATTGCCAAAACTCAAATGCGCAGCGTCGGCGCACAAGCCGATTCAGCACTTGATCTGGCGGCGATCAACCAGCAACTACATGAACGACTGCCCGATTATATGTGGCCAAGCGCCTTAATTGAACTGGCTAGTTTTCCCTTGACCAGCAATGGCAAGCTCGATCGCCAAGCCTTACCAGCACCCGAGCTAGAACAGGCCGAGCGATCCAGCAGCACTCCACTGCAATCGCCGCTTGAGCAACAATTGGCTGATCTCTGGAGCGTAGCGCTCGGTCAAACCATCATCAGCCGCGAAGCCAATTTCTTCAGCCTTGGTGGCGATTCGATTATTGCGATGCAGATGGTTAGCCGTGCACGGGCCGAAGGGCTTAATCTTAGCCCGCGCCAGCTTTTTCAGCATCAAACTATTGCTGAATTAGCAGTGATCATTGAGCAACAAGTGAACAGTTTGGTGCTTGAACAGCCAAGCTATCAGCTTGAAGGCGAGATTGCTTGGACTCCGATTGGCCATTGGCTGCGCCAATTGCGCCCAACCAATCCCCAACATTTCAACCAGATCTTGATGCTGGTGGTTGCGCCCGATTTAGAGCCAGCCGCGATTCAAACTGCACTTGATCGCTTGGTCAGCTTGCACCCAATCTTGCGGGTACGCTGGCAATTTGAGCCACAGCAACGCCAGTGGTATGGCGATTCGCGCTCGATCAATCTAGTGGTTCAGCATTGCGCCGACGATTCGAATAATTGGCCGACCATGCTTGGGCATATTTGCCAGCGCATGCAGCAAAGTTTGCAGTTAGAGCATGGCCCAAGTTTCGCCGCCAGCTTGGTGCGAACGCCCACGCAGGCTCGCCTGATTTTGGTTGCCCATCACTTGGTAATCGATGGGGTTTCGTGGCGAATTGTGCTCGAAGATTTGGCCATGGCTTTGAATGGGGCAACTGCGATTCCCAGTACTACGCCTTGGAGTGTTTGGGCCAATCGGCTCCAAGGCCAAGCCGATAATCCCCAGTATTTGGCTGATTTGGGCTTTTGGCAGCAGCAACTTGCCAATATCAGCCCTGTGCCGCTTGATCATGTGCCAACTAGTGGACAAAATCTCACGCGTGATGCGGTTTTTGTCCACACTACGCTTGATCAAGCCACAACCCAAGCGCTGCTGCACGATTGCCAACAAGCAGTGCGGGTGAATATCAATGATCTTTTATTAACTGCTTTGACCCAAACCTTGGCTGGCTGGGCTGAGCAACGCCATTGGGTGATCGATCTCGAAAGCCATGGGCGATTTAGCCCTGAGCCAACCGACGATCTTAGCCGCAGCGTTGGCTGGTTTACCAGTTTGTATCCTGTTGCTCTCGATTTACCCGCCGATCCAGCGCCCTTAGCCGCCCTGAAAGCGATTAAAGAGCAATTACGGGCTGTGCCAGAGGGCGGCCAGAGCTTTGGGATTTTGCGTTACTTGAATTCAGCAACCGTCTCCCAATTACAGCCAGATCAAGCAATTCCCTTGGTGTTCAATTATCTTGGCCAGCTTGATCAGAGCGTTAGCATGCCACCATTGTTAGGAATTGCCCCTGAAGCGACGGGCGCTGACGTTGCTGCTAGCACGCCACGCGGCCATTTGTTGAACATAGCCAGCTACATTCGCGATGGTCAATTGCATTTCGATTGGGAATATAACCAAGCTTGGCATCAGCAGAGCACGATTGAACGCTTGGCCAGTGCCTGTGTTGCCGCACTCAAAGCTTTGATTGGCGCTTGTCGCCAGCAATTACGCCTGAGCTTAACGCCCAGCGATGTTGCTTTAGCCAAACTCGATCAGCCAACCCTTGATCAATTATTGGCCCGTTATCATGCCCAAAACCTTACCCCAATTGATGTATACCCCTTGGCTCCCTTGCAAGTTGGTATGCTCTACCATAGTTTGCTCAACCCTCAATCGAGCGTTTATCTCGAACAAGTTGAGTGGACGGTCAATGGCCCGCTGGATTTGGTGAGTTTGCAAATTGCTTGGCAGCAGGTGCAACAGCGCCATGCGGTTTTGCGCACAGCCTTTTGTACTGAAAGCTTGCCGCAGCCAATGCAAATTGTGCTTGAGCATGTCGATACACCTTGGCGGGTGCTCGATTGGCAGGCTATTGCAGCTGATGAACAAGCTGAATTGCTGGCGGCTTTACGCCAAGCTGATCGAACTCAACCGTTTGCCCTAAACCAAGCACCCTTGCTGCGCTGGACATGGATCAAACTGGCTGAACAGCGCTATCACTGCCTCTGGACGCATCATCACTTGTTGCTTGATGGTTGGTCGATCGCCAATCTGTTGGCTGAATTATTTGGAGTGTATGGCCATGTTGATCAAGCTCAGCCATTGCAATTAGTCCCAGCAGTGGCTTATCGCGATTATATCGCTTGGGCCACAAGCTATGATCAGCAGCAGGCGCAGCAGTTTTGGCGCGACTATTTGGCTGGTTTGGCCGAGCCAACGCCTTTGCCAGCGCCGCATATAGTGCCCCAAGCAACTAGTAGCTATCACGAATATAGCCTGCAACTTGAGCCAAACCAAACTCAAGTGCTCCAGCAGTGGGCACGCCAACAGCATGTCACTTTGAATACCTTGGTTCAAGGCGCTTGGGCGGTCTTGTTAGGGCGCTACAATGCGCTTGATGATGTGCTGTTTGGGGCGACGGTGGCAGGCCGCCCAACCGATATTGTGGGTATGGAGCAGTTAGTCGGTTTGTGTATCAATAGCTTGCCAGTGCGGGTCAAGCTTGATTCACAGCAGCCAATTGCTGAATGGTTGCAAGCTTTGCAAGCCCAACAAAGCCGTTGCAACGATTTTGCGGCTACGCCATTGACTGCGATTCAGCAGGCCAGCAACATTCCAGCTAGTCAGCATCTATTTGAAAGCTTACTGGTTTTTGAAAACTACCCGATTGCTGCTAGCGTTGAGCAAGCAGTCAGTGATTTGGCGATTGTTGATGCCAAAACTACTGAGCAAACCAATTTGCCGCTGACCCTGTTGGTGCTGCCTGATGCTGCGCTAACCTTGAAGCTGAGCTACGATCAAGCGGTGTATTCGGCAACTCGAATTACCCAACTAGCACGTCATTTGGCGCATTTGTTACAGCAATTGCCACTCACTGCAACGGTTGGCGAATTAAGCTTGCTCGCTACTGCCGAACAGGATCAGTTACTCAATGGGTGGAATAACACCGCGCAAATTTGGGATTCAAGTGAGCTTTTGGTTGATTTATTGGCTCAGCAAGTGCAGCGCACGCCCAATGCTCCCGCACTCTCTGATGAACATCATCACTATAGCTATGCCGAGCTTGATCAACGGGTAACTCAGCTTGCCGCCACGTTGCAAGTCCAAGGGGTGCAGGTTGATGATCGGGTTGGGGTGTTGATGGAGCGCTCGGCTCAGATGGTGATTGCGCTTTTGGCGATTGTCAAAGCTGGCGCTGCCTATGTGCCGTTTGATCTGGCCTACCCTGCCGAGCGGGTATTGGCGATGTTGGCTGATGCTGCGCCACGGGTGCTCATTACTGATACGCCAAACCTCGATCAAACGTCAATTCCAGTGTTGGTGTTTGATCAAACGTGGCAGCCAGATTTCAGCCTGAGCTTCAACCCACCGACACTCCATCCACTTAATGCGGCTTATATGATTTATACCTCTGGCTCAACGGGCAAGCCCAAAGGCGTGATCAATAGTCATCAGGCGATTGTCAATCGTTTGTTGTGGATGCAGCAGCGCTATCAATTAACGGCGGCTGATGTGGTGTTGCAAAAAACGCCCTACAGCTTTGATGTTTCGGTCTGGGAGTTTTTCTGGCCATTGATAACTGGCGCTAAGCTTGTGGTTGCCCGCCCGGCGGGGCATCTTGATCGACGTTATTTGGCCGAGCTAATTCAAGCCCAGCAGGTCACGACCATGCACTTTGTGCCGTCGATGCTCAGCCTGTTTTTGGAAGAACCACAAGCAGCCAACTGCTCCAGTTTACGCCAAGTTTTTTGCAGTGGCGAGGCTTTGAGTGCCGAAACCAGCGCTCATTTTTGCCAAACGCTGAATGCAGATTTACATAACTTATATGGTCCAACTGAAGCAGCGGTTGATGTGAGTGCTTGGCACTATCAGCCTAGCGCCGAGCCAAGCGTGCCAATTGGCCGCCCGATTGCCAACACCCAACTCTATATTCTTGATTCACAGATGCGGCCAGTGCCTGTTGGCGTGGCGGGTGAGTTGCTGATTGGTGGGGTAAATTTGGCGCGGGGGTATGCTGAACGCCCCGATTTGACCGCCGAGCGTTTTATTCCACATCCCTTTGCTAGCCAAGCAGGCGCACGTTTGTATCGTACTGGCGATTTGGCCCGTTGGCGCGATGATGGTGCGATCGAATACCTTGGCCGCAACGATTTCCAAATTAAGGTGCGTGGCATTCGGGTTGAGCTAGGTGAGATTGAGCATCAACTTAGCCAACATCCAGCCATCACTCAGGTTGTGGTGCATCATCACGCTGGGCAATTGGTAGCCTATTGGATTGCGCGGCCAGATCAAGTTGTGCCAGCTGAAGCAACCTTGCGCTCATGGTTGCGTTCACGCCTGCCCGAAGCCATGATTCCGGCGCATTGGCTGCAATTGACTGAATTGCCCTTGAGCAGCAACGGCAAGTTGAACCGCAAAGCCTTGCCCGCCCCGCTACCTGGCGCAGTAACCCCGCAACGCCAGCCCCAAAATGCACTTGAACAAACCATCGCGGCAATTTGGTCGGCAGTGCTAGAGCGCCCAATTAATGAAGTTGAACGGCCATTTTTCGACCTTGGCGGCCATTCTTTAGCCTTGATTCAAGTCCATAGCCGCTTGGAAACAGCCTTAAATCGTTCAATCGAATTGATGCTGTTGTTTGAACACCCAACGATTGCGGCGTTGGCCGTAGCCTTGAGCGAACAACCAAGCGAGTTGCCACTTGCCGACCAACATCAAGCCCAACAACGCAGCCAGCGTCAGCAAAGCCAAGCCCAACGTCGTCAACGTCGCCAACAAGTCCAGCTTAGTCTTGATGAGGAATAA